The segment ACCAAATATAAAAAAATAATTTTTATTATAAATGTCTAATGCAGAATAATAAATAAAAGTACAATTTGGATATAATTGTTTAATTAATTCTCTTAAATTAATATCCTTAAAATCATGTGTTGTATAGAAACCCTTTCTTATTTGTTTAATATGTCCTTTCTTTTTAAGTTCATATAAAAATTGTTTTATAGAATGCGGATTTTTAAAATATTGTTCTAAATCTTTGTTTGTAAAGATTTCTTTTTTCTCTAATTCCTTAATTATATCTAAATATTGCATTTTACGATTCTCTAACTATATATATAATATTGTAAAGTTAGTATTATTTATAAGTTTTTTGTTTATTTTACGATTTTCTAACTATAATTAGAAGAAAGTAATATAAAAATATTTTTAGTCACTACAAATTTTATGAGATCTTAAAGGGTTTGTATCTAATATTTTTATCGTCAAGTAACTTACCTGTTTTTTTATCTATATAAAACCATTCTTTCATTTCAAGCATGAACATGACAGATTGTCTAGTTCTTGAAAAGCCTAAACTTTCTTTTAAAGGTTCTACTTTCCATTCTTTATATAAAATTTCAATTATATCAAAATGTTCAATATTAAGTTTTTTATATTCTTTATATTTTTCTTGATACTTCATTGCTATGTTATACAATTCAAGTGTTGTTTCCGTTCCTACCATTTCTTATTTAATTCCTATATTTAATAATTTATATATTTATTCACTATATAACCTTAATTTCTAAATATATATAAATGATTTTCATTATTAATATATTATGGATTTCGCATATTGGTTTATTCAATTAAGTTTATTTAGTCAGGTTCTCTTTGTAATCTCTTGTTTAGCAGTAGTTGGTTTGATAACTCTAGGATTATCTCAATTCTTCGATTAAATTTGGTCACTACATATAATTTACTAAAGTTTTTTCTCTCTGATTTTGAGGATTTTGGTTTGTTTGTTCTAATCTTTTGATAAAGTCAGGATTTGTAATTATATTTTTAATGAAATCAGGCATTTTTACAAACCTCATCAATATCAAAAATCACTTCTTCAGTTGTTTGACTTCCCCACCTAACAAGAGAGTTAAGTGTATTTGAACTATGACATTCATTAATATTATTTTGAATTTGACTTGGAAGTTTACCAAATTCATTCTCAATATCTTCAAACTTAGTCTTTATATTTTCTAGTATTTTTTGAACTTTTTCTTGTTGCATTTTTAACAACCTCCAATTTTTTTGTTATTATATCTAATTAAATCAATTAATTCTTTATTTGTTGTTTCTTCTCTTTCAAATAAGACATTTAAAATATCTTTCATTCCTTGTGAGTATGAACTTAATTCATCGTATAAATCTTTATCTAGTTCATCTAAAAGCTCTTTATATTTATTCATTTCATCAACAAAATACTTATGAAATTTTATTTCTTTTAGGAACTCTTGACAAGTTGTTGTAAATTCTCTTTTTTCCCAAACTATAACTCCATCTATATGGTCTATTAAACCTGTTGGTTCAGTTTTATTAGTTTCAATAATTAATTCAATTGATATGCAAAAAATTAAAAAAAATGTATTACAAACTATTTAGAAAAGTTATGATTCCATTTTTAGATTCATTTTCTTTAAATTATCTAATATTAATGCAATAAAAAATCTCTTTAAATTTTCATCATCTCTTTTTTTTTCTTTTTTAGTATGTTTCATATATTCTAATGAAGCATAAATATCGATTAATGGTAAACCTAATCTTTGTAAAATATAATTAAATAACATTCTTGAAGTTCTTGAATTTCCATCGCCAAAAGGATGAATATGTTGTAATTGGCTATGGACCCAAGTAGCGAAATTAATTTTCTTCATTATGTTCTCTTCATTAGTTTTTCTCAGTACATCTAATTGTGTTAATCTTAGATTAAAGTCTTTAACATAGTTATCCATATCTTTTTCTATATCTTCTACTTCACTCATTTTGAAGTTTAAATTTCCACTAATGTAAACAGGATGATCTCTAAATACTCCTGCGATTTTCTCCCATCCACCTAATTTTTCATATTCTTTTTTATTTATGTCTGTTAAAATAATTTTATGTAAATTTAATATTTCATCAATTCCAAAATATTCTAGATTCATTTCATTATCTAAATATTCTAATGCCTTTTTTGCATTTCTATTTTCATCTATTTCAGTTATTGTATGATTTTTTAATGTTATTGAACCTTCTTCCAATAATTCTTTAACTTCACTAAATCCCATGGTATTTCCTTCTAATGCAGTTGTGTGAGTAATAAAATGAATTCTCCAAGTATTTGAGATTTCTTTATATTTATTGGTATAAATTGCTTTATTCTTATCAAATATTTTTAATTGCTTAACTATTTGTTTTACGTGACTATCAACATCAATAATATCATTATACTTTTCAATATCAATTAATGGTACTTTACCAAATACTTTTAGCACTAATCTTAAAATATAATCATCATTAAAATGAAAAATTGCTGGTTTTTCACTATCACCAATTAATACAAAATTATGTTTAATAAATAAACCAAAATATTTCTTCAAAGTTCTTTCATTAAATTCAGGATAAAACTCAGATAATTTAATATTTCTTCTTCCTAAACCTTTTCTAATAATTTCAACAACAATTTCATTTAGTAAATTATTAGGATCAATTTTTATTTCTTTACAACATTCATATATTTGAAAAATATATTC is part of the Candidatus Woesearchaeota archaeon genome and harbors:
- a CDS encoding Fic family protein; this encodes MVTKYDVFYEMLTLRKKHLEEKKHPEKLGISVKEIANYFEIDYDSALFHIKNLLKDEYILEKGDGTYLPYVNRRFDEYIFQIYECCKEIKIDPNNLLNEIVVEIIRKGLGRRNIKLSEFYPEFNERTLKKYFGLFIKHNFVLIGDSEKPAIFHFNDDYILRLVLKVFGKVPLIDIEKYNDIIDVDSHVKQIVKQLKIFDKNKAIYTNKYKEISNTWRIHFITHTTALEGNTMGFSEVKELLEEGSITLKNHTITEIDENRNAKKALEYLDNEMNLEYFGIDEILNLHKIILTDINKKEYEKLGGWEKIAGVFRDHPVYISGNLNFKMSEVEDIEKDMDNYVKDFNLRLTQLDVLRKTNEENIMKKINFATWVHSQLQHIHPFGDGNSRTSRMLFNYILQRLGLPLIDIYASLEYMKHTKKEKKRDDENLKRFFIALILDNLKKMNLKMES